The Oncorhynchus nerka isolate Pitt River linkage group LG13, Oner_Uvic_2.0, whole genome shotgun sequence sequence TGACCTCTCtcactctgagagagagagagagagagagagagagagagagagagagagagagagagagggaaagcgacGCAAAGTGAGAAAGTGAGGGAAGAAAGAAAAGAAGCAgggaaagggaaggagggagagagaaggaagggatagagagggacagacagagagtgagtgataGAAGAGGAAGAGTGAAGGAGGGATAGgcaggaggaagaaagagagggacgtGAGGAAGCCAAGGAGAGCTACTGGATGCATAacattctctcctcttcttctctgacAGTGCAGAGAAAGTTATGGCCGAAAACAACACCAATCTCTTTCTGGAAATACTTCAGTCATTTGATGTTGGTGAGttttttcaactctctctctcaattcaatttcaatttaaggggatgtattggcatgggaaacatatgtttacctcgccaaaaagcaagtgaaatagataataaacagaagtgaaataaacaataaaaaatgaacagtaaagattacacaaaagttccaaaagaataaagacatttcaaatgtcatattatgtctctcactctctcagctGCTACTCTGCTCCTATGTTGTGGTTTCTCTGTTGGCACTTCTCTGTTTTCACTGGAATGTATAGGTTTAATGATGATGAGAGTACTTgaatattttgtcaggaaaagaaaACATGCATTCAAAACTGCATTTATCGGACCTGACAGACTAGTATTTAGACGCAAGGCAAGAATAGACCCATAAAATCAGCAATATTGCAAAGCTTCCTCTTGGTTAGTGTTTTTTCCTCCTTCCTCCCAAATGTCATTTCCAGATGACTTCTTGTCTGCTTTTCCCTTTTCCAACAGTGGACAATGAAAAACTATGTAGAGAGTACTTTTACACTTCATAAGACCTAACTGTATCCAAAGGCAATTGATTTGTTTTAGCTGGCAGTGGTCCACTGGGATTTGTCCTCTGTTCCTTTCTCTCTTTTCAGAGAGACACATATGGTGACCATAGCGTCTCAGGGAGCAAGTCAAAGACAACAAAATGTTGATCTTTATTTTGTGGGAAGGAGATGTAATCAGTTTTGTGTCTCTGGAGGACTTGGTCTCATAGTCACCATAGAGGAAGGACTGTGATTATTTGGTTGTGGTGTGCCATTATAGCAGAGTTCTATTAGTTCATCATCATAACAGCGTTGTTGATTTTAGGATAGTGACTTGTTGTGGGCTTGGCAGTACAGATCTGGGCTGGTTCCAAATTGAAACCGTTCCCTCCACAGATTATAAACCACTTAACTTTTACTATTACTTTACTTTACAGTTTTAGTTTTTTAGTGtggcaaatatatatttttttacatgcaTGAAGGTATCTATTGAATGTCTAATGATGATGCTAGATGATAATGAGTTTTGAACAGGCCTTTTCATATACATCTCTTTGGTGTCCAAAAACTCTTACTCTGTGTCTCCCTCAAACCAAGATATAACGAATGgccccaatccctctctctccttcccagtcTCCCTGATCATAGCTTTCTGTGTGTCCATTGCGGTGGGAATCCTATTGGGGGTGCTGGTCTATGTTGTCCTGACCTGGATGTCCCGTCGCAGGGCCGGCTCGGGCAGTATCACCCGCCGGCCACCTTGCCCGTCCCGCACCTCCCCGCGCACCCGGTCTGGCTTCAATCGCAACAGCAGCTACGACCGGCGGAGCAACAACAGCCTGGTTAGCGCTGCCTTCAGCTTCCACCGCCAGGCCTCCTCCCCAGACCAGGCTGACCCTTTGGGTCGCAAACCCAGCTTCAGGGCGTCCACCTTTCACCCACTCCTCCAGTGCAGCCAGATCGCCCGGGAAGCTGAGGAGGGGAGCCAGACCACGTTGCCTCGCACTCCAACCCTGACCACTTCAGCTGGGTCAGCCCACCAAACCGCAGCCCAGGCTGCTGCCACCCCACCCAGGCCCGAGTTGTTCTGGAGCAGTAGTAGTCTGAGGGGGTTCCATGCCACACAGACCCCACCTCCTGCTTATGAGAGCATTATAAGGGCCTACCAGGAGACCTGCACCTGAGAAGGGGATGGATGTGTCCAGCCTGATAGTGGACTGACTGAGCCCAGGGTTGTCAATGGGATTTTAGAACAACTGGATATGTTTGACTTGAGGGGAAAATAAATAGCCCTAATGCTAATAtatgtttctatgtgtgtgtgtgtgtgtgtgtgtgtgtgtgtgtgtgtgtgtgtgtgtgtgtgtgtgtgtgtgtgtgtgtgtgtgtgtgtgtgtgtgtgtgtgtctggtgagcAAGAAAGAGATGTTTATTTTCAGATGAGACAGAGTATTTGTTGtacatgtgtgaatgtgtgtgtgtgaatgtgtgtgaatgtgtgtgtgtctaatgagATTTATAAGATTGAGAACTCATGTTGATTTCCATCATGTACCAACCCAATCCACCCATGTAACTGGACTACTTTCTATTTGTGAGCTTGGACATGCAAAACTATATCGATAAACAATGTTTGCATGAACCAATGAGGGTTCCTCTCCAAGGTAATCTGCAAAATGTGTGTATGATTGTCATGGATCTGATTTATAAAATGGTCACTGTTTCGGTTGGAATTTACTGGACACAGATCACAACTTAACACAATAAAATGCTGAAAGAAATGGTAACGGGCTGTGTTCTGAGTATGAAACGTAATATCATCTGTACCAGAAACTAGTTATTTATGCCCTTATTTGGTGCCACTGCTATCCAGTGTCCAGTCTATAGGCTACACTTTTCTGGTGGGCAAACTGACAGATCTCTCACTGACTCCCTCTCACTGTTTCCTGAGGAAGGAATGATTTCACTGGGCTGAAATGTAAGAGGTCAGGGCTTTAGGTGCCCAGTTATACAAAGGCCAAAGAGATAGTCTACCACAGAAAAAGCATGATTACATTTCTTCAGCCCCATCCCTCATTCATTTACTAAAAAAGTGGTGGGTAGTGGCTTTATTGATATTTGAGTCCCAGATTGCCCATTTAaagtgtaggctgtcattgtaaataagaatttgttcttcactgacttgcttagttaagtAAAGGTTCAATTGAAAGAAGAAAAAACACTTAAATGAGTGGATATTGACcagccacaggaggttggtggcacattCATTGCTGAGAACGggctgggctcgtggtaatgactggaccagaatcagtggaatggtatcaaatacatcaaacatatcatggtttccatggtttccaggtgtttgatgccattccatttgttccattccgaccattattatgagccgtcctcccatcAGCAGCATCCACTGTGACAGACCAGCAGAAGAATATTTAAGTTTAGGCATAGGGGTCAAAATAAATGGGTGACTTCCAAAGTGGCGACGGGATCAATAAACCCATCAACTtcgggacacacacactggacttgaATGATGCAATTCATGTTACAATTTTAAATAACAAAACTAGCATTACATTAAAATGAACAAATTCCCCCTGTCATTTTACTAAATATAAACCTCAGAAACAGTTTAACACTGCATTTGGGAGGTATTTAATATTTTACATGCGTCAATTTGCACGTGTCATATAATTAGGCACTCTCTTCATTATTTTGTTTAATCGTGTTTAATGAGCATTACGGTAGTTGGAGATCTGGAAAGAAATGTTTTATGCTTTGAGGTACTACGGTAAGTGACGTTTGTTACATGAGACTGGCGCAGTTTATTTTTTCACAACACAGCTGACAGGTTGGGGTTGTTGGAGAGGAAGCTCTCTATTAGCCCTTCCAAATACAGAAATTAAATCTTCGAAATAAGGTAAATTTGTATCATGTCTAGCAAACTTCACCCATCACTTCAAGCCTGGTTACAAGTCTTACAATCTCATGTTTGTCTGTTACGCTACGTTAGCTAACTTCAGCTGTATAATTCACGTTACATTTTCCCAAGttttttagctagctggctagttacTGTAGGTACACGTGACCCAAGTTGATCCGATAGCTCAATCATATCACAGACTGGATGTTTTGTCTAATCAAAGAACTACCCATCGGCAAAATAAATGGTTGCTCTTTCTAATGGGAACATTGCATTGGCTggctagcaagctaacgttagctagtttcaTGTTAAAGTTACCTACCAGAGCCAGGCACATTGACTTATCTATGATagtatagctagctaactagacaACGGTAGCTTGCTGGCTAACCTGTCATGTATCTTGCGTCATGAGGCTATCACAACATCTAAACTGAAACTATGAATACATACAACAATGTAACTTTCACATACATTGATAAGGCTATTCAGGGTACTGTAGTTTAGTTTCTCTCAGCCATTTGCGGTAATAGTGCTGAAGCTATGTTTACTGGCTCTTTTGATGTCTCTGGGTGAATGTGTGTAGATAGAGGATGTCTGTGGCTGCACTCAGTCTGATACGCTGCAGGAGGCTGAGCAGCACCTCTGGCCCTGGTGTGAAGAAGGTGCTGCCGTGGAGGGACATCAGTATGTTATGGGACTGTGCTGTCCCCCTTCACAATCCACACTCAATAAGGAAATATGATCACTTATCAAATAGCTGATACACCCACATAATGTGTAATCATCTGGAATTCTTTAATATCCTTAGttattaaaaaaaataacatATTTGTCTTATGTTTTGATTTCAGGGAAAATTGCAAAGATGACCGGAGCTGTCATATTGGGGTAGGTGAAGATAACCACTTCACATATAAACACTCAGCCATACTAAGTTATTTTAGTTTGGGTTCATTGGGTATGGAGACCTATCTGCTCTAACTACTGTATATCTTGTCTATGGCTTCATTCCTCTCTCAGGGGTTGCATGTTTATCACATACGAGGTGGTTTCCTTGAACAAGGCGGTACGCATCGACACGCAGGCCATTCAGCAGGAAAAGCTCAAGTCCTACATCTACCTGTCAGCCACGCCCTCTAAAGAGCAGGAGAACCTTGGCACAGGTACAGTATGTAATTTACCTCAACTTTGCTTTGTGACAAGGCATCGTCATGTGCTCTCTGATAAAAATAGTTATCAGTACATACATGATATTCCACATAGGGAATGCTGGGTATgctttttctctcctctatccGGTTTACAACCCAAAATGGAGGGTTTTTTGGAACACAtttgaattcaaatcaaattaatttatatagcccttcttacatcagctgatatctcaacgtgctgtacagaaatcccCAAGACTTCCTCAAAAGTCTACCCAACAAAAGGCCCACATGTGGTGCATGTTGTCACAGAAAATATTTTGACTGAGTTTTCATTTATGAGGAGTTGAGGGGTTTCTGCCAGGTCCAGGTGTCCAGCGACGACagtcttccttcctccctccctctgctctccctcctggGTACTGCAGCTCAGCCTGTCTGGTCCCTGCTCTCACTTCCACTGGTCAAGGCTGCTGTGAATGAAAACAGAACGTCCAGCCAAGACTGATAGGAAACGGTTTAGAGAAGCAGTAAACAGAAGCAAGCAACGACTGTCATTTTATAACCAGATTTACAGGCTAAGAGACTATTTTTTTGGTCAATTGTACTAGAAAATGTGCAGGTAGATCAACCAGAGGTCCAGCCTGGAGCAGTATACATTTATAGCTTGGTACATAGTTAAAATGCTGTGTTATAACATGTTAATTATTGATCGTAACCAAACCCATGTATCTGTTTCAGGGCTCACATATAAGGCCAGGAGAGAACTTCATAAAGCAGCAAGGAGGTTTCTGGAAGTTTCCTCAAGGATTCTTCTGAGGCCTCTGGATGGTGAGAAAGATCCACTGAAAGTAGTTTCCTCCTACACAGCACTAAATTCACAACTGcagtattgtttttgtattttttttgtaatttttACTAAAGCTACAGCTGCATTTAgaaacctacacacaatactttAGTTGTTGTATCACGTGAATTTCAACTTCCTATTCTGCTAGTACTGGAAAGCAGAAGTCAGTGTTGTGATAGAAACATTAGAGTTCATCCTCCAAGCCTCGGGTAAAGCTCAGTTGGGGTATTTCAGACACACACGGATGGACGTCAGTAGGTTTGTTATTGAGACAACGTGTTAACTTCAGGAAACACCTGCCCTTCACTTCCTGGGTTTGAATGAAAGCTTTAGTGTGTGTCTTCATTCATGTACTTTTGTGTGTATTCTTATGCTTGAGTCATCATCAGTCACAGGTGTGgactgaaccccccccccccccactaatGCTTTATAATGTGACAGACATTATGTAATTCAATTGTACAATGGGGATTGTACTACAGATTCTGCGTAGATTGTACATTCAAAATGGTTCTAACATTAACCTTTTCTGACCTTACTGTTTGACACTTGATAGCTGCCCCGGCTGCCCGGCCGATGATAACAGCAGGTCTGCAGTCTCATTGctgtagtacagtagtagaataATGATTGATGGTATTAGGTGGTAGATTGTCTTGATGTAGATGATATTGGACCCTTGGTAGTTTAGGTGTAGTTCTTAAATGTATTTCAAATTAAAGATATTATGTAAGAAATGCTTGTAAAAATATCCATATTTTCATCATAAAAGTCTAAATTGTAACTGTGTCAGAGCACCTGAGTCATATGGATGCGGACCCCCATGAGGTGGCGCTGTGGGTCCTGTTGAAGAGGGCTTGTTCAGCCAATAGGACCAGCAGACTGTCAGCTGTACAAGAGCTGGCCCAGAACCACCACTGGCATGGTGAGACATCACCACTTTCAACCTGTAAATGTGAAATGTGTGCTAGTGAACAGTGATAGTGTTTGATAGGGATTGGTCCGTTACCCCTGTCCATCACAGACTACCAGTACCAGACAGCTGCGCAGGCTATAGACCAGAGGACGGCATTGGGTCTGGCCCGCACCTCTCAAGTGGACCAACGCTTCTTCCTGTCCCCGCCTGTCCTGCCTTGGGTGGAAGATGTAGGTATCTGTCACCGATGGGGATTAAAATGAttgtgtatcaaatcaaattttaggaatgttctgtgtatgttttaatgtgtgtttgtttggcCCTCTGCTTAGAGGTTGTCTGTAGAAGACGGTCTGAGGCAGCTGCTGGCATCTCTCCCCCAGTCTGAGGTGGACCAGTGTGTCCAGTACTTCACCTCACTGGCCCTGAGGGAGAGTACCCAGTCCCTGGCTGCACAGAGGGTAAGAGATGCTCACACACATATTTAGACATATACTCACTCATACACAATTTTAGGTAGATAACTGGATCTCTCTGTTTTAGGGGGGTCTGTGGTGTTTTGGTGGGAATGGACTGCCCTATGCCCAAAGCCTCACTTCTGTCCCCTCTGAGAAGGTTGAGTCCTTCTGTCTACAGGCTCTAGTGCAGCACTCCAAGGTTATGTAATATTTTGCTTTAACCACCTGCAACTCAAGCATACATTTTGTCAAGGGACTTTTGAAAAACATTGTTAGCCTTTATTGTCTAGATACATGAACATATTTTTCATCATACCTTGTAACTCACCATAACAGACCCTCAAGGTTTTCATATCATAGGATACAGTCGTTGACACTATCAGGGGATATTAAGAGCATATAAATGCATTCTAACACCTGTAGGTCTGTTCTCCAGGTCCAGAGTCACTGCGACCACATCGTGGCCAACGGGGGACTGCAGCTCCTTCAGAGGGTCTACCAGCTCCGCAGAGACTCCCCGAAGATCCAGAGGAACATTGTACGCATCATTGGCAACCTGGCTCTCAACGACAGCGTGCACCAAGCCATAGTACAGTCAGGTGGGTGCTAGCTCTCCCCTCAGTGTGTCAGGTGGGTGCTAGCTCTCCCCTCAGTGTGTCAGGTGGGTGCTAGCTCTCACCTCAGTGTGTCAGGTGGGTGCTAGCTCTCCCCTCAGTGTGTCAGGTGGGTGCTAGCTCTCCCCTCAGTGTGCCAGGTAGGTGCTAGCTCTCACCTCAGTGTGTCAGGTGGGTGCTAGTTATCCTCTGTGTGTCAGGTGGGTGCTAGCTCTCCCCTCAGTGTGTCAGGTGGGTGCTAGTTATCCTCTGTATGTCAGGTAAGTGAGAGTTATCCTCTCAGTGTGCCAGGTAGGTGCTAGCTCTCCCCTCAGTGTGTCAGGTGGGTGCTAGTTATCCTCTGTATGTCAGGTAAGTGAGAGTTATCCTCTCAGTGTGCCAGGTAGGTGCTAGCTCTCCCCTCAGTGTGTCAGGTGGGTGCTAGCTCTCCCCTCAGTGTGTCAGGTGGGTGCTAGTTATCCTCTGTATGTCAGGTAAGTGAGAGTTATCCTATCAGTGTGCCAGGTAGGTGCTAGCTCTCCCCTCAGTGTGTCAGGTGGGTGCTAGCTCTCACCTCAGTGTGTCAGGTGGGTGCTAGCTCTCCCCTCAGTGTGTCAGGTGGGTGCTAGTTATCCTCTGTGTGTCAGGTGAGTGAGAGTTATCCTCTCAGTGTGTCAGGTGGGTGCTAGCTCTCCCCTCAGTGTGTCAGGTGGGTGCTAGCTCTCCCCTCAGTGTGTCAGGCGGGTGCTAGCTCTCCGCTCAGTGTGTCAGGCGGGTGCTAGCTCAGTGTGTCAGGCGGGTGCTAGCTCTCCGCTCAGTGTGTCAGGCGGGTGCTAGCTCTCCACTCAGTGTGTCAGGCGGGTGCTAGCTCTCCCCTCAGTGTGTCAGGTGGGTGCTAGCTCTCCCCTCAGTGTGTCAGGTGGGTGCTAGCTCTCCCCTCAGTGTGTCAGGTGGGTGCTAGTTATCCTCTGTGTGTCAGGTGAGTGCGAGTTATCCTCTCAGTGTGCCAGGTAGGTGCTAGCTCTCTGCTCAGTGTCAGGTGGGTCGAGCCTTCTGCTCAGTGTGTCAGGCGGGTGCTAGCTCTCCCCTCAGTGTGTCAGGCGGGTGCTAGCTCTCCGCTCAGTGTGTCAGGCGGGTGCTAGCTCTCCGCTCAGTGTGTCAGGCGGGTGCTAGCTCTCTGCTCAGTGTGTCAGGCGGGTGCTAGCTCTCCGCTCAGTGTGTCAGGCGGGTGCTAGCTCTCCGCTCAGTGTGTCAGGGGTACTGGCTATCTTATTTTGTTCTGTTACTAGTTCCATCATATGTGATGTTCTGTTACCTTGCAGGTTGGGTGCCAGTGCTAGCAGAGATGATGCAGTCTCCACACATCATACAGGCGTCCCATGCTGCTCGGGCTCTGGCTAACCTGGACAGGGAGACTGTCAAGGAGAAGTACCAGGATGGAGTCTACGTGTTACATCCCCAGTGCCGAACCAGGTACACATCATTCATCATGACTAAGcatgtttccatccacagtttttacgTGAGTAAAGTCATACcgcataaaacattttttaaagtcaCGACAGctatgatggaaacaggaagtttcagTACAATTTTATGAATGCAGACAAATCATTTGTTTGCTCAACATGGtaggatctttttgtgtctgtaaaatgtattatgcAAGAAATGAAGGTGAAAATGCCTTTATgctcaaatattgatataataaccatcgtatcgaagtaaacttggcaTCAtgcataatacactatatatataaaaaagtatgtgtgtggattcggctatttcagccacacccgttgctgacaggtgtataaaatcgagcacacagccatgcaatcattgtcagtagaatggccttactgaagagctcagtgactttcaacgtggcaccatcataggatgccatctttccaacaggtcagttcatcacatttctgccctgcaagagctgccccggtcaactgtaagtgctgttattgtgaagtggaaacatctaggagcaacaacggctcagccgcgaagtggtaggccacacaaggttCACAGAGCGGGACCGTTGAGTGCTGAAGTACACTgcacgtaaaaatcgtctgtcctcaggttgcaacactcactaccgtgttccaaactgcttctggaagcaacgtcagcacaataccTTTTCATCTGTAGTTTCATTTCCATAGCCAAGCATCCGCACACAAGACTAAGATAACCATGCTCAATTCCAAGCGtagtctggagtggtgtaatgttcgccgccattggactctggagcagtggaaacgcgttctctggagcgATGAATCatgtttcaccatctggcagtcttaCGGACAAATGTGTATTTGgcggataccaggagaacgctacctgccccaatgcatagtgccaactgtacagtttgatggaggaggaataatggtctggggctgttcttcatggttcgggccccttagttccagtgaagggaaatcttaatgctacagcatacaatgacattctagacgattatgtgcttccaacaatgtgccaacagtttggggaaggcactttcctgtttttgcatgacaatgcccctgtgcacaaagtgaggtccgtacagaaatgttttgtcgagaTGGATGTGGAAGACCTTTTTTTTttgcataaaaaaaaaaatgtaaacccctttttctccccaatttcgttgtatccaattagtagttacagtcttgtctcatcgctgcaactcctgtatggactcgggagaggcgaaggtcgagagccgtgcgtcctctgaaacacaacccaaccaagccgcactgcttcttgacacaatgcccacttaacctggaagccagccgcaccaatgtgttggaggaaacattgtacacctggcgaccatgtcagcatgcactgcgcccggcctggcACAAGGAATCGCTAGAGCACAATGAGACAAGGAAATtacggccggccaaaccctctcctaacccggacgacgctgggccaattgtgcaccgccccatgggtctcccggtcgcggccggctctGACACAGCTTGTGATCGAacacgggtctgtagtgacgcctcaagcactgtgatgctgggccttagaccgctgtgctagTCGGGAGGTCACACGCACTGATTTTTATCTACAAAAAGAGACTCCCCACTGGTGGGAAAATTGtctaatcaaattttatttgtcacatgcaccaaattcaacaggtgtagtagcccttacagtgaaatgcttacttacatttTCTTTATGCAGATTCTAGATTATTCGCATTAaactgtcaccaattggatggaaatctAGCTACTGTCAAAGAATTCAAGGTACCATATTCACACAACCACTCCCTATTTGTTTTTTATGCATTCGGTCTCCAGCCAGCCAATCAAAGCGGATGTTCTCTTTGTTCACGGGCTCCTGGGGGCGGCCTTTAAGACGTGGCGGCAGAAGGACTGTGACcctacagaggaggagaaggcagCGGGTGTCAGCGAGGACTACACAGAGTGCTGGCCCAAGGTAAACCTGGTAGAGGGTGGTTTATTACGTGTCACTGTAATACTCATGACTTTACCACCAGATGGGAGAATATGTTGGCTTTGCTGATCTAGTCACCTTAGCCAATGTAGAATGTATGTTTGAGTCATATGATGCCAAATCTGCTCACCAACGTCCTCTCTCCCTTTTTGACTGGTTCTTTCTCACCCCTCCCCATTGGTCAGTCGTGGTTGGCTGCAGACTGCCCCAACCTGAGGGTTCTATCTGTGGAGTATGACACTCACCTAAGTGACTGGAGAGCCAAGTGTCCTGTTGAAAACCAGAGGTGtgagtctcctctttcctctgCTTCCTTAGTGTGACCATATTACTGTATCATTCAGACATTCTTGGTGACAACTCCACTGATACTGTTGTATGCCTGTGCCCTTAGGATGTCTCTGGCCTATAGGAGTCGAGAGCTGCTGAAGAAGCTAAAGTCTGCAGGAGTAGGAGAGAGGCCTGTGGTCTGGGTTTCACATAGCATGGGAGGTAAGCTATCTTTCACTATTTAGCAAAAAATTGACAATGGACAAAAACCTGTTAGTTTTGAATTCTCTATCATTTCCTATCAGGTTTGCTGGTGAAGAAGATGCTGCTAGATGCGTCGAGGGACCCAGACATGAAAGAACTGATGAAGAACACCAAGGGTGTCATGTTCTACAGTGTGCCCCACCATGGCACCTTCATGGCAGAGTACTCTGTCAACGTCAGatacctcctcttcccctccgtAGAGGTCCGGGAGCTCTGCAGAGGTATGGACAGAAGTCATTTGTGATTATTCTGGAGGTCAGGTTAGAGAGAACGATTCTTAACAGCAGTTTTAGATAGTAATAACCTCCCATTGCATCTGTGTTACAGATAACAAACATACTACTGTTTATGGTGTTATTGCATCATTGTCCATACGTATTCCCAGACTCTCCAGCGCTGCGTGACCTGAATGTCAACTTCCTGAACATGGCCAAGGACAGGGAGTTCAATGTGCTGAGCTTTGCAGAGACGATGCCCACCACCATCGGCCCCATGATCAAGATACTGGTGGTGCCAACGCAGTCAGCAGGTAGGCCACTGTTATTTAATGCATTCTGTAGAACGTAGCCACAGGAGACCCGTATCTAAAATGTATCTATGAATTCAGTTTTTTTTCTTTCAATTCAAATTCTTGAACTTTTGAACTTCTTCCATGTGTATCTCTTAATTCTGAGACTACTCCGGTTTCAGATCTGGGCATTGGGGACCTGGTCCAGGTGGATGTGGATCACCTCAATATCTGCAAGCCTGAGAAGAAAGACTCGTTCCTCTACAAGCGCAGCCTACAGTTCATCCAGGATGCACTGAAGGGCTACACCAGCCACTGACATGTCAACAGCCGTTTTGATGTTTGAATTGGAAGACTAAGGAGTTCTGGCGCACAGAACTGTCTCTCTGTTGCACATTTAAAGAAATGTgtttacaaaaaaatatacattttatgtATGTATGAAGGATTTATGAAAACACATTAATTGGGTTTATTATAGAAAATGGTGCTCCACTTGTTCTCCAGCTAGATATCACCTAGCACTTATGAAGCAGATGAGTTTTATTTAAAGGATTTAAAAAATGATCTCGACCATGTTTACAGGTAGTTTAAAGCTGTAAAAAAGACAGTATATTGACTTTTCTAGTTCTTCTTCCCCTTTGTCCTTGATCCTGGTCAAGTAGACATTTTAACATTGCATGTGTACTGCACTTACTGTACTTTAACCAAAAGACACTGTACTACCTTGCAACTCATTCATTGATTACACAGTATGAATTCGGGGCTTGAGTGGTGTGCTTAAGGTCGacttattttatttcattttagtTAACTTAAGAGCTgtaagtgtatatatatatatatatatatatatatatatctctatatatataaaaCTTAATGCATTGCCTTGTTACTGTATGTACCATACTGTATTATTTCCTCAAGC is a genomic window containing:
- the myct1a gene encoding myc target protein 1 homolog gives rise to the protein MAENNTNLFLEILQSFDVVSLIIAFCVSIAVGILLGVLVYVVLTWMSRRRAGSGSITRRPPCPSRTSPRTRSGFNRNSSYDRRSNNSLVSAAFSFHRQASSPDQADPLGRKPSFRASTFHPLLQCSQIAREAEEGSQTTLPRTPTLTTSAGSAHQTAAQAAATPPRPELFWSSSSLRGFHATQTPPPAYESIIRAYQETCT
- the serac1 gene encoding protein SERAC1, whose product is MSVAALSLIRCRRLSSTSGPGVKKVLPWRDIRKIAKMTGAVILGGCMFITYEVVSLNKAVRIDTQAIQQEKLKSYIYLSATPSKEQENLGTGLTYKARRELHKAARRFLEVSSRILLRPLDEHLSHMDADPHEVALWVLLKRACSANRTSRLSAVQELAQNHHWHDYQYQTAAQAIDQRTALGLARTSQVDQRFFLSPPVLPWVEDRLSVEDGLRQLLASLPQSEVDQCVQYFTSLALRESTQSLAAQRGGLWCFGGNGLPYAQSLTSVPSEKVESFCLQALVQHSKVQSHCDHIVANGGLQLLQRVYQLRRDSPKIQRNIVRIIGNLALNDSVHQAIVQSGWVPVLAEMMQSPHIIQASHAARALANLDRETVKEKYQDGVYVLHPQCRTSQPIKADVLFVHGLLGAAFKTWRQKDCDPTEEEKAAGVSEDYTECWPKSWLAADCPNLRVLSVEYDTHLSDWRAKCPVENQRMSLAYRSRELLKKLKSAGVGERPVVWVSHSMGGLLVKKMLLDASRDPDMKELMKNTKGVMFYSVPHHGTFMAEYSVNVRYLLFPSVEVRELCRDSPALRDLNVNFLNMAKDREFNVLSFAETMPTTIGPMIKILVVPTQSADLGIGDLVQVDVDHLNICKPEKKDSFLYKRSLQFIQDALKGYTSH